In Nocardia yunnanensis, one DNA window encodes the following:
- a CDS encoding MFS transporter, translated as MAILREPDFAGQVRVKFDYGYFARNLYFNPKKAPDFAWYLISIFWASVGIGVVITFLVYFLQFELKLDENSLVSMVFKATLIINGTASVVSPLGGTLADRLGRRKPIVAAGALLASAGYAVMDAIVNSSGFLSGCVILSVSAMVCYSARRWHWRRRP; from the coding sequence GTGGCGATACTGCGTGAACCGGATTTCGCGGGACAGGTTCGCGTCAAGTTCGATTACGGCTATTTCGCGAGAAATCTCTACTTCAACCCCAAGAAGGCGCCCGATTTCGCGTGGTACCTGATATCCATATTCTGGGCGAGCGTAGGCATCGGCGTTGTCATCACATTCCTGGTGTACTTTCTTCAGTTCGAGTTGAAGCTGGACGAGAATTCTCTGGTGTCGATGGTCTTCAAGGCTACTTTGATCATCAACGGCACCGCCTCGGTCGTGAGCCCCCTGGGCGGAACGCTCGCGGATCGCCTCGGTCGGCGCAAACCGATCGTCGCGGCGGGAGCTCTCCTGGCCAGCGCCGGATATGCCGTTATGGACGCCATTGTCAATAGTTCGGGGTTCCTATCCGGATGCGTGATCCTCTCGGTGTCGGCTATGGTTTGCTACTCGGCCAGACGCTGGCATTGGCGACGCAGACCATGA
- a CDS encoding SAM-dependent methyltransferase yields the protein MDGEIPLDQPHTSRVYDYFLDGKDNYEVDRKAAEEILKVWPNIRTAARVNRQFMHRSTRFLAESGVRQFLDIGTGIPTEPNLHQVAQAVTPEARVVYVDNDPVVLAYARALMTGTAAGSTTYIQGDVRDPAAILRSAELLEALDLSQPVGLSMIALLHFVEADIPAILSGFLDALAPGSYLVICAITPDFAPEQVLPAQEVYRVRRLPAQVRHYDEMVGWFAGLDLIDPGVVPPHRWRLGETSEFTEAFDAKVSCWCGVGRKP from the coding sequence ATGGACGGAGAAATCCCACTGGACCAGCCGCATACCTCCCGCGTCTACGACTATTTTCTCGACGGCAAGGACAACTACGAGGTCGATCGGAAGGCCGCGGAGGAAATCCTGAAGGTGTGGCCGAACATTCGCACCGCCGCGCGGGTGAATCGTCAGTTCATGCATCGCAGTACGCGGTTTCTGGCCGAGTCCGGGGTCCGGCAGTTTCTCGATATCGGCACCGGCATTCCCACCGAACCCAACCTGCATCAGGTCGCGCAGGCGGTGACGCCGGAGGCGCGGGTGGTGTATGTCGACAACGATCCGGTGGTGCTGGCCTACGCCCGCGCGCTGATGACGGGCACCGCGGCGGGCTCGACCACCTATATCCAGGGCGATGTCCGCGATCCGGCCGCCATTCTGCGCTCGGCGGAATTGCTCGAGGCCCTGGATCTGTCGCAGCCGGTCGGGCTGAGCATGATCGCGCTGCTGCATTTCGTCGAGGCCGATATCCCCGCCATTCTGTCCGGCTTCCTCGATGCCCTGGCTCCGGGTTCGTATCTCGTGATCTGCGCTATCACACCGGATTTCGCGCCCGAGCAGGTGCTGCCGGCCCAGGAGGTCTACCGGGTGCGCAGGCTGCCCGCGCAGGTTCGCCATTACGACGAGATGGTCGGCTGGTTCGCCGGTCTCGACCTGATCGACCCCGGCGTGGTTCCCCCGCATCGCTGGCGGCTGGGCGAAACCTCCGAATTCACCGAGGCTTTCGACGCCAAGGTGTCCTGCTGGTGCGGGGTCGGCCGCAAACCCTGA
- a CDS encoding SDR family NAD(P)-dependent oxidoreductase: MPLEPTLTSTLLAGQVAIVTGGTRGIGGATAVQLAANGARVVIAEVDKDKAEQAVADLNDRFGTGTATAFITDLVRPGACDDLVEHALAEHGGLDIVVNNAGYAWDSRVHAMTDEQFQAMLDIHLVVPFRLARACAPVFRAAAKSDAAEGLRRHRKTVMVSSMAGLLGLDGAANYASAKAGVLGLVRTLAQEWGAMHVNVNAVAFGVIQTRFGLPQSDREVIHTGGRTIQVGMPAKQAQRMGIAVDPDTPPTEAEIYASKPMPFVSLGRTGTITEAADAIFWLCSPLSNYVTGQVIPVNGGARLG, translated from the coding sequence ATGCCCCTCGAACCCACCCTCACCAGCACCCTGCTCGCCGGACAGGTCGCGATAGTCACCGGCGGCACCCGCGGAATCGGCGGCGCGACCGCCGTGCAACTGGCCGCCAACGGCGCGCGGGTCGTCATCGCCGAGGTCGACAAGGACAAGGCCGAGCAGGCCGTCGCCGACCTGAACGACAGGTTCGGCACCGGCACCGCGACCGCCTTCATCACCGATCTGGTGCGCCCCGGCGCCTGCGACGACCTCGTCGAGCACGCTCTCGCCGAGCACGGCGGGCTCGACATCGTGGTCAACAATGCCGGATACGCCTGGGACAGCCGGGTACACGCCATGACCGACGAACAGTTCCAGGCCATGCTCGACATCCACCTGGTGGTTCCTTTCCGGCTGGCGCGCGCCTGCGCTCCCGTCTTCCGAGCCGCCGCGAAATCCGATGCCGCCGAAGGCCTTCGCCGACACCGCAAGACGGTGATGGTGTCCTCCATGGCCGGGCTCCTCGGCCTGGACGGGGCCGCCAACTACGCCTCGGCCAAGGCCGGGGTGCTCGGACTGGTCCGCACCCTGGCCCAGGAATGGGGCGCGATGCACGTCAATGTCAACGCCGTGGCGTTCGGCGTCATTCAAACCCGTTTCGGCCTACCGCAATCCGACCGCGAGGTCATCCATACCGGCGGCCGCACCATCCAGGTCGGCATGCCCGCCAAACAGGCCCAACGGATGGGGATCGCCGTGGACCCGGACACCCCACCCACCGAGGCCGAGATCTACGCGTCCAAACCGATGCCGTTCGTCTCGCTGGGCCGCACCGGCACCATCACCGAGGCGGCCGACGCCATCTTCTGGCTGTGCTCGCCGCTGTCGAACTATGTGACCGGCCAGGTGATCCCGGTAAACGGCGGCGCCCGCCTGGGCTGA
- a CDS encoding zinc ribbon domain-containing protein, whose amino-acid sequence MRVAVHPRLYDPSFDDPLLAGTECRECGRVYFPPMGLGCENCGAAADKLTETRFTATGVVFAVADVAVPAQGGPFTIAEIVLDAGPLIRISVHPDSATVRIGDRVTGHWHRSRRQEAGADLVEPMAVLVSGETA is encoded by the coding sequence ATGAGAGTCGCCGTCCACCCTCGGCTCTACGATCCATCGTTCGACGATCCGCTCCTCGCGGGAACCGAATGCCGCGAGTGCGGCCGTGTCTACTTTCCGCCGATGGGACTCGGATGCGAGAACTGCGGCGCCGCAGCGGACAAACTCACCGAAACCCGTTTTACCGCAACGGGAGTGGTGTTCGCGGTCGCCGACGTAGCGGTGCCGGCACAAGGTGGCCCGTTCACGATCGCGGAGATCGTCCTCGATGCCGGGCCGTTGATCCGCATATCCGTACATCCGGACTCGGCCACGGTGCGGATCGGGGATCGGGTCACGGGGCACTGGCACCGCAGTCGACGTCAGGAAGCCGGTGCGGACCTGGTCGAGCCGATGGCGGTGCTCGTGAGCGGTGAGACCGCGTGA
- a CDS encoding thioesterase family protein, with amino-acid sequence MTEQPHYFRRVAPQRFAPTLHVGGAWDAGEQHVGPLAGLLVHELDRWCRNGGSGRLLSRVTFDILGPIALAEFDIHVETLRAGRTVELVEAVAVVADRPAVVARAWYSTIADTESVAGGQPPALPAPDAVVPWPLTAVWPGGYIASLDARPIGAPRLGRTAAWISTGTVLLVGEPVSELASFVALVDTANGIAVREQPDRWLFPNLDLTIHLYRQPRGRWVGLDASVTFGRCGQGLTSTVLHDIDGPVGHAQQTLAVRPR; translated from the coding sequence GTGACCGAGCAGCCGCACTATTTTCGTCGAGTCGCGCCGCAACGATTCGCGCCCACGCTTCACGTCGGAGGTGCGTGGGATGCCGGCGAACAGCACGTCGGTCCGCTGGCGGGCTTGTTGGTGCACGAACTCGACCGGTGGTGCCGAAACGGCGGTTCCGGCCGCCTGCTGAGTCGGGTCACCTTCGACATTCTCGGGCCGATCGCATTGGCGGAGTTCGATATTCACGTCGAGACCCTCCGCGCCGGGCGCACGGTCGAACTGGTCGAGGCCGTCGCTGTCGTCGCCGATCGGCCGGCCGTCGTCGCACGCGCCTGGTACAGCACGATCGCTGACACCGAGAGCGTCGCCGGCGGGCAGCCGCCCGCGCTACCGGCTCCGGATGCTGTGGTGCCGTGGCCGCTGACCGCGGTCTGGCCCGGCGGTTACATCGCCTCTCTCGACGCCCGGCCGATCGGCGCCCCGCGGCTCGGGAGAACTGCCGCTTGGATCTCGACCGGCACCGTTCTCCTTGTCGGCGAACCGGTGTCGGAACTCGCATCGTTCGTCGCGTTGGTCGACACCGCCAATGGCATCGCCGTGCGCGAGCAGCCCGATCGCTGGCTGTTCCCGAATCTGGATCTGACCATCCACCTCTACCGCCAACCGCGCGGACGGTGGGTCGGTTTGGACGCCAGCGTCACGTTCGGCCGTTGTGGCCAGGGCCTGACCAGCACCGTCCTGCACGATATCGACGGTCCGGTCGGGCACGCCCAGCAAACCCTCGCGGTACGCCCCCGTTAG
- a CDS encoding MFS transporter translates to MSAPDSPHSSCIPESFTEPFASAAAPSTTLNRVGPAFVAIYVLAIFGMWTAALTPTTITLALRVSQLTSSDASVTYSIVAAVGALISLPAQPFFGRLADITRSRFGRRRPWLVASAVGVLVGTGVMAASNSIPGLLIGWIITSVTGTIALTVLSSMIADSIPLHRAGFVAGLAGAAQGVGLMAGALIVRLTSDMTALVHTGNSRRGSGIDLRGDTA, encoded by the coding sequence ATGTCTGCTCCAGATTCGCCGCATTCGTCATGCATCCCGGAATCGTTCACCGAACCGTTCGCGAGCGCCGCCGCGCCTAGCACAACCTTGAACCGTGTCGGACCCGCATTCGTCGCGATCTACGTGCTGGCGATCTTCGGAATGTGGACCGCCGCGCTCACGCCGACGACCATCACTCTCGCTCTACGCGTCTCGCAACTCACCTCGTCCGATGCGTCGGTGACCTACTCCATCGTCGCCGCGGTCGGTGCGCTGATCTCCCTGCCCGCGCAACCTTTTTTCGGCCGGCTGGCCGACATCACCAGGTCGCGGTTCGGGCGCCGGCGGCCTTGGCTGGTGGCCAGTGCGGTCGGCGTGCTGGTGGGAACAGGGGTCATGGCCGCCAGCAATTCGATTCCCGGTTTGCTCATCGGATGGATCATCACCTCGGTCACCGGCACGATTGCGCTCACCGTACTGTCGTCGATGATCGCCGATTCCATTCCGCTACACCGGGCGGGCTTCGTGGCAGGGCTTGCCGGCGCGGCCCAGGGTGTGGGATTGATGGCAGGTGCGTTGATCGTTCGCCTCACGTCCGACATGACCGCGCTTGTTCATACCGGCAATTCTCGGCGCGGGTCTGGGATTGATCTTCGTGGCGATACTGCGTGA
- a CDS encoding crotonase/enoyl-CoA hydratase family protein: MPSHDRTTSTTTELGDGSADLIVTEVVDARTLVMRINRPERRNAFDAATARALEAVIDDFDADDSLRCAVLTGSDIVFSAGQDLIAAATGDMGVTERRGAFGMMGRPPEKPIIAAVEGHALGGGLELCLACDLIVASRTAIMGLPEVARSLVALGGGAFRLPKRIPYHLTMELILNGKAWPATRFAEIGLVNQLTEPGAALAAALELARQVSAAGPLAVRAGKQIATRAHDWTDAEGWKHQMQYVAALHDSEDLREGLAAFAQKRPPIWTGR; encoded by the coding sequence ATGCCATCGCATGACCGAACAACAAGCACCACAACCGAACTCGGCGACGGGTCCGCCGATCTCATCGTCACCGAGGTGGTCGACGCCCGGACCCTGGTCATGAGAATCAATCGGCCCGAACGCCGCAACGCTTTCGATGCCGCCACCGCTCGCGCGCTCGAAGCCGTGATCGACGACTTCGACGCCGACGACAGCCTGCGCTGCGCGGTTCTCACCGGCTCCGACATCGTCTTCTCCGCGGGGCAGGACCTGATCGCCGCCGCAACAGGCGATATGGGCGTCACCGAGCGCCGTGGCGCGTTCGGCATGATGGGCCGGCCTCCGGAGAAACCCATCATCGCCGCCGTCGAGGGACACGCCCTGGGCGGCGGCCTGGAACTGTGCCTGGCCTGCGATCTCATCGTGGCCTCGCGCACCGCGATCATGGGACTGCCCGAGGTCGCCCGCTCACTGGTCGCCCTCGGCGGCGGCGCCTTCCGCCTGCCCAAGCGCATCCCCTACCACCTCACCATGGAACTGATCCTCAACGGAAAGGCGTGGCCCGCGACCCGATTCGCCGAGATCGGGTTGGTCAACCAGCTCACCGAACCGGGCGCCGCCCTCGCCGCCGCGCTCGAGCTGGCCAGGCAGGTCAGCGCGGCCGGACCGCTGGCGGTTCGGGCCGGCAAGCAGATCGCGACCCGCGCCCACGATTGGACCGACGCCGAAGGCTGGAAACACCAAATGCAATACGTTGCCGCGCTTCATGATTCCGAGGATCTACGCGAAGGTCTCGCAGCCTTCGCGCAGAAGCGGCCCCCGATCTGGACAGGACGCTGA
- a CDS encoding helix-turn-helix domain-containing protein: MSQTSCGRNHARTIGHIELSEVSGRRVVVDRTPATVRRPDPGMLEIGMQILGLGIVRQAGREAALRPGDFALYDTRLPYQLEFPEAFTTFVVRFPRAELRVGDHEIAAGLARTIRFDQGIGGVVSPFLYGLRRGLADNELRDSARLESAVFDLVSAVVEGEYLGTRRHSGAVLLSSVRAFIEAQLSNIDLTTRMIADRHHISPRYLQRLFEEQGQTVAGWIRHRRLEKCRNDLADQRLVHLSIGAICSRYGLADPSHFSKIFKEEYGVPPREYRNLMARTATSPSSTHSTM; the protein is encoded by the coding sequence ATGTCCCAGACCAGCTGCGGCCGCAACCACGCGCGGACCATCGGACACATCGAACTCAGCGAGGTCAGCGGCAGGCGGGTCGTTGTCGACCGCACCCCGGCGACGGTCCGGCGGCCCGATCCGGGAATGCTCGAAATCGGTATGCAGATCCTCGGTCTCGGCATCGTCCGTCAAGCCGGACGGGAGGCTGCCTTGCGGCCTGGAGACTTCGCGCTCTACGACACCCGACTGCCATACCAGCTGGAATTTCCGGAGGCATTCACCACGTTCGTGGTGAGGTTCCCGCGCGCGGAGCTCCGCGTCGGCGATCACGAAATCGCGGCCGGGCTCGCGCGCACCATCCGGTTCGACCAGGGAATCGGGGGAGTGGTTTCACCATTCCTGTACGGGCTGCGGCGCGGGCTCGCCGACAATGAGCTCCGGGACTCCGCGAGGCTGGAAAGCGCGGTATTCGACCTCGTTTCGGCCGTTGTCGAAGGGGAATACCTTGGCACGCGGCGGCATTCGGGCGCGGTACTGCTTTCCAGCGTGCGAGCGTTCATCGAAGCGCAGCTGAGCAATATCGACCTGACTACGAGAATGATCGCCGACAGGCACCATATTTCGCCGCGCTACCTGCAACGGCTGTTCGAGGAGCAGGGACAGACAGTTGCGGGCTGGATTCGTCATCGACGGTTGGAGAAGTGCCGTAACGATCTCGCCGATCAGCGGCTCGTACACCTGAGCATCGGCGCCATCTGTTCCCGCTACGGACTGGCCGACCCCTCGCATTTCTCCAAGATCTTCAAAGAAGAGTACGGAGTTCCGCCCCGGGAGTACCGAAACCTGATGGCGCGCACCGCCACGTCCCCCTCAAGTACGCATTCGACCATGTGA
- a CDS encoding TetR/AcrR family transcriptional regulator — MTGHVDRRSAALPAVTKADVREAALTLFAERGYHGTSLRDVANALGLRTPSLYAHIDSKQSLLAEIVAETLDQVVSEFDEVLARTSDPVEQVWEATRVYALHHATHRREALVVNQDTVHLDEPTLTAAQQLRRRHEHSFRQLIIDGTGLGVFTVAAPKLASFAIMEMCVSIARWFREDGDIGADEVARQYAGYALDIAGASRESRPAAAVPALGAPARTHD, encoded by the coding sequence ATGACCGGACATGTCGACAGGCGGTCGGCGGCGCTTCCCGCGGTGACGAAAGCTGATGTGCGTGAGGCGGCATTGACGCTGTTCGCCGAACGTGGCTATCACGGGACGTCGCTTCGAGACGTCGCGAACGCGCTCGGGCTGCGGACTCCGAGCCTGTATGCGCATATCGACTCCAAGCAGTCGCTGCTGGCCGAGATTGTCGCCGAAACTCTCGACCAGGTGGTCTCGGAGTTCGACGAGGTGCTGGCGCGGACCTCCGATCCGGTGGAGCAGGTGTGGGAGGCGACGCGGGTCTACGCGCTGCATCATGCGACGCACCGTCGTGAGGCGCTGGTGGTGAATCAAGACACCGTGCACCTGGACGAGCCGACTCTCACTGCGGCGCAACAGTTGCGCCGCAGACATGAGCATTCGTTCCGGCAGTTGATCATCGACGGGACGGGCCTCGGAGTGTTCACTGTCGCCGCACCCAAACTCGCCTCGTTCGCGATCATGGAGATGTGCGTCTCCATCGCTCGCTGGTTTCGCGAGGACGGCGATATCGGGGCGGACGAAGTCGCTCGGCAATATGCCGGGTACGCACTCGACATCGCTGGTGCGAGCCGCGAATCCAGGCCCGCCGCAGCCGTTCCCGCGTTGGGCGCGCCTGCCCGCACCCACGACTAA
- a CDS encoding thiolase family protein, producing MSAAAPLRTAWVVGVGLHPYRKVSRTPYTELGVTAIRAALADAGMSWDQVQTAYTGTATTSMALSRLMYRHLGATGIPMMQIENASASGSSAFRQAYLDVAAGVHEVAVAVGVDKPLSFSAPARAAGVEDLVSSRILPVTHFALLASRYLYESGATAEQIAQVAVKNSRHAALNPNAQRPKARTLAEVLEPPHLSGIFTRLQCCPVGEGAAAALIVSDRAIDELGLNRDRAVRIRSSALRSETCYGTANFDAALTGETTAEALAAAGITAADLDLVELHDAFTVEEPVYLEAMGLSGPGHAAAALSAGEFDIGGRVAVNTSGGLLSMGHPIGPTGIGQIAELTTQLRGEAGARQHADARFGLAHMVGLGAVCAVHILARD from the coding sequence GTGAGCGCCGCGGCGCCGCTCCGCACGGCGTGGGTCGTGGGTGTGGGCCTGCATCCCTACCGCAAGGTCAGCCGAACCCCCTACACCGAACTGGGTGTCACCGCGATCCGCGCGGCACTCGCCGACGCGGGCATGTCCTGGGATCAGGTGCAGACGGCATACACCGGCACCGCGACGACCTCGATGGCGTTGTCGCGGTTGATGTATCGGCATCTGGGCGCGACCGGGATACCGATGATGCAGATCGAGAACGCCTCCGCGTCCGGGTCCAGCGCGTTCCGCCAGGCCTACCTCGACGTGGCGGCGGGCGTGCACGAGGTGGCCGTCGCGGTCGGGGTGGACAAGCCGCTGTCGTTTTCGGCCCCCGCCCGCGCGGCGGGTGTGGAGGATCTGGTGTCGAGCCGGATCCTGCCGGTGACTCATTTCGCCCTGCTGGCATCGCGGTACCTGTACGAGTCGGGTGCGACGGCCGAGCAGATCGCACAGGTCGCGGTCAAGAACAGCCGGCACGCGGCGCTGAACCCGAATGCGCAGCGTCCCAAGGCCCGCACGCTGGCGGAGGTCCTGGAACCCCCGCACCTCAGCGGGATCTTCACCCGGCTGCAGTGCTGTCCCGTCGGCGAAGGCGCGGCCGCGGCTCTGATCGTCTCCGATCGGGCCATCGACGAGCTGGGGTTGAACCGTGACCGGGCAGTGCGCATCCGGTCCTCGGCGCTGCGGTCGGAAACCTGTTACGGCACAGCGAACTTCGACGCCGCGCTGACCGGTGAAACCACGGCCGAGGCCTTGGCCGCCGCGGGGATCACAGCGGCGGATCTAGATCTCGTCGAACTGCACGACGCCTTCACCGTCGAGGAACCGGTGTATCTGGAGGCGATGGGATTGAGCGGTCCCGGCCACGCCGCGGCGGCGCTGTCGGCAGGGGAATTCGACATCGGTGGCCGAGTCGCGGTCAACACCTCGGGCGGATTGCTGTCCATGGGCCACCCTATCGGTCCGACCGGCATCGGCCAGATCGCCGAGCTGACCACGCAACTCCGCGGCGAGGCCGGTGCCCGTCAGCACGCTGACGCACGCTTCGGCCTGGCTCACATGGTGGGCCTGGGAGCCGTGTGCGCCGTGCACATCCTGGCCCGCGACTGA
- a CDS encoding class I adenylate-forming enzyme family protein, with product MTHPDHGSPEYWALHRPDHPAVISNGTVLTYRRWNDAADRVAEGLARHGLAADDRLGMRFRLAPEWFILQRALQKLGVAQVAVNWRLTPAEVGHILRDSGAKGLACNDSDISGWAGMEPGVLITVGQSADAAGIRLEGLLETADAPARFGAARPSLVLYTAGTTGKPRGVPPVDPAEVADPARLLRYDLSSIEQIVLGAAPVAQSLKQWVVERFGEDVLWESYGASEPGMISFTPPEFQLSKPGTSGRPYDGVEIAIVDEDWNRLPAGQIGEIAVSTPIVLRNYLGGPPLGRDVIKDGFYRTGDVGYLDSDGFVFLTDRIKDMIVAGGVNIYPAEIENVEDLPRNPVGKVQKNILRQPFWQGRHRNV from the coding sequence ATGACCCACCCCGACCACGGCTCCCCGGAGTACTGGGCCCTCCACAGACCCGACCATCCGGCGGTGATCAGCAACGGCACCGTGCTGACCTACCGCCGCTGGAACGATGCCGCCGACCGCGTCGCCGAAGGTCTGGCTCGCCATGGCCTGGCGGCCGACGACCGCCTCGGCATGCGCTTCCGGCTCGCGCCCGAATGGTTCATCCTGCAGCGCGCGCTGCAGAAACTCGGTGTGGCTCAGGTGGCGGTGAACTGGCGGCTCACCCCCGCCGAGGTCGGCCACATCCTGCGCGACAGCGGCGCGAAAGGCCTCGCGTGCAACGACTCCGACATCAGCGGCTGGGCGGGCATGGAGCCCGGCGTGCTGATCACCGTCGGACAGTCCGCCGACGCGGCGGGCATCCGGTTGGAGGGCCTCCTCGAAACGGCCGATGCCCCAGCGCGTTTCGGTGCGGCACGGCCATCACTGGTGCTGTACACGGCCGGGACCACCGGTAAGCCACGGGGCGTGCCGCCGGTCGATCCCGCCGAAGTCGCCGATCCGGCGCGACTGCTGCGCTACGACTTGTCCTCGATCGAGCAGATCGTGCTCGGCGCGGCCCCGGTGGCCCAGTCGCTCAAGCAATGGGTCGTCGAACGCTTCGGCGAGGACGTGCTCTGGGAGTCCTACGGAGCCAGCGAACCGGGCATGATCAGTTTCACCCCACCCGAGTTCCAGCTGAGCAAACCCGGCACCAGCGGCCGGCCCTACGACGGGGTCGAGATCGCCATCGTCGACGAAGACTGGAATCGGTTGCCCGCCGGTCAGATCGGGGAGATCGCGGTCAGCACACCCATCGTGCTGCGCAACTATCTCGGCGGGCCGCCGCTGGGCCGCGACGTGATCAAGGACGGCTTCTACCGCACCGGCGACGTCGGTTATCTCGACAGCGACGGGTTCGTATTCCTCACCGACCGGATCAAGGACATGATCGTGGCCGGCGGGGTCAACATCTACCCGGCCGAGATCGAGAACGTCGAGGACCTGCCACGCAATCCAGTCGGCAAGGTCCAAAAGAACATTCTGCGCCAACCTTTCTGGCAAGGGCGCCACCGCAACGTATGA
- a CDS encoding TetR/AcrR family transcriptional regulator encodes MTSHSESPVAPADPGHRASVPTRRTQRERTAQAEQALLDAAETLFAERGIDQTSLADVGQLAGYSRGLVSHHFGSRAALVERLAERIQNRFVTELADADLIDTDMDAVEVLAQFVEDYLTAMVGHAQTGRAFLVMWGAAIPADAALRPVFAIDDARFRLGTQTLLRAGQANGTVADSVDQEATAAVVVGMVRGIAAQYLIAPKAFDLPTAARTCRQFLRNSLSPQRDDRPT; translated from the coding sequence GTGACCAGTCATTCCGAATCGCCCGTTGCGCCAGCAGATCCCGGTCATCGCGCCTCCGTGCCTACCCGCCGCACCCAGCGCGAGCGCACCGCTCAGGCCGAGCAGGCCCTGCTCGACGCGGCCGAAACACTGTTCGCCGAGCGCGGTATCGACCAGACTTCCCTGGCCGATGTCGGGCAGCTCGCCGGCTACAGCCGCGGCCTGGTCAGCCATCACTTCGGTAGCCGGGCCGCGCTGGTCGAGCGCTTGGCCGAGCGGATCCAGAACCGCTTCGTCACCGAACTGGCCGATGCCGATCTCATCGATACCGACATGGACGCGGTGGAGGTCCTGGCCCAATTCGTCGAGGACTACCTGACCGCGATGGTCGGCCACGCGCAGACCGGTCGTGCGTTCTTGGTGATGTGGGGTGCCGCCATCCCCGCCGACGCGGCCTTGCGCCCGGTCTTCGCCATCGACGACGCCCGGTTCCGCCTCGGCACGCAAACCCTGCTGCGCGCAGGACAAGCCAACGGCACCGTCGCGGACTCGGTCGACCAGGAAGCCACCGCCGCCGTGGTCGTCGGGATGGTGCGCGGCATCGCCGCCCAATATCTGATCGCCCCGAAGGCTTTCGATCTCCCCACCGCGGCCAGGACCTGCCGCCAATTCCTCCGCAACAGCCTGTCTCCGCAGCGCGACGATAGACCTACGTAA
- a CDS encoding permease: MNAIGHALSLAGSMTWEILWALILGFALSATVQAVVRKSTIVRLMGDDRPRTLAVAAGLGAASSSCSYAAVALARSLFRKGANFTAAMAFEIGSTNLVVELGIILALLMGWQFTAAEFVGGPIMIVLLAVLFRLFVRSRLVDAARAQAEQGLAGSMEGHAAMDMSVGTEGPFLRRLLSPQGVTAVSHVFVMEWAAILRDLVIGLLIAGAIGAWVPDTFWQHFFLTDHPLLSAIWSPIVGPLVAILSFVCSIGNVPLAAVLWNGGISFGGVIAFIFADLLILPILNIYRKYYGTRMMLTLLATFYAAMVGAGYLVEIIFGTAGLVPGDRNATVMTAGIYWNYTTWLNIAFLLLATLLVIRFTRTGGLPMLRMMGGNPMSTMG, encoded by the coding sequence ATGAACGCGATCGGACATGCGCTATCGCTGGCGGGATCGATGACCTGGGAGATTCTCTGGGCGCTGATCCTCGGCTTCGCGCTGTCTGCGACCGTTCAAGCGGTGGTGCGCAAGTCGACGATCGTGCGCCTGATGGGCGACGACCGCCCGCGCACCCTCGCGGTGGCGGCCGGGTTGGGCGCGGCCTCCTCCTCGTGCTCGTATGCCGCTGTGGCGCTGGCGCGTTCACTGTTCCGCAAGGGCGCGAACTTCACCGCCGCCATGGCCTTCGAGATCGGCTCGACCAATCTGGTCGTCGAACTCGGCATCATTCTCGCGTTGCTGATGGGCTGGCAGTTCACCGCGGCCGAATTCGTCGGCGGGCCGATCATGATCGTGCTGCTGGCGGTGCTGTTCCGGCTGTTCGTGCGGTCACGCCTGGTCGACGCGGCCCGCGCACAAGCCGAGCAGGGCCTGGCCGGATCGATGGAAGGCCATGCCGCCATGGACATGTCGGTAGGGACCGAAGGACCGTTCCTGCGACGACTCCTCTCCCCGCAGGGCGTCACCGCCGTCTCGCACGTCTTCGTCATGGAGTGGGCCGCCATTCTGCGCGATCTGGTCATCGGGCTGCTCATCGCGGGCGCGATCGGCGCCTGGGTGCCGGATACGTTCTGGCAGCACTTCTTCCTGACCGACCACCCACTGCTCTCGGCCATCTGGAGCCCGATCGTCGGACCACTGGTGGCGATCCTGTCGTTCGTCTGCTCGATCGGCAACGTGCCCCTGGCCGCGGTGCTGTGGAACGGCGGCATCAGCTTCGGCGGCGTCATCGCCTTCATCTTCGCCGACCTGCTGATCCTGCCGATCCTCAACATCTACCGCAAGTACTACGGCACCCGCATGATGCTGACCCTGCTGGCAACCTTCTACGCCGCCATGGTCGGCGCCGGCTACCTCGTCGAAATCATCTTCGGCACAGCAGGTCTCGTCCCTGGTGACCGCAACGCCACGGTAATGACCGCAGGCATTTACTGGAACTACACCACCTGGCTCAACATAGCCTTCCTCCTCCTGGCCACCCTGCTCGTCATCCGCTTCACCCGCACCGGCGGCCTCCCCATGCTCCGCATGATGGGCGGCAACCCCATGTCTACGATGGGATGA